In one Notolabrus celidotus isolate fNotCel1 chromosome 1, fNotCel1.pri, whole genome shotgun sequence genomic region, the following are encoded:
- the pnp4a gene encoding purine nucleoside phosphorylase 4a: MHSKEQISHDEYQKTADWLMSQTKHRPQVAIICGSGLGMLADTLKCQDTFDYSDIPGFPQSTVQGHAGRLVFGELKGKTCVCMQGRFHMYEGHSLLKTTFPVRVFKLMGVETLIVTNAAGSLADGLKPGDIMIIKDHINFPGLVGLNPLSGPNDDKFGPRFPAMSGCYDKGLRCQAMEIAKDLGVSGLMQEGVYAMVGGPNFESIAEARLLHRLGVDAVGMSTAPEVVVATHCGLRVFGLSLITNKVVKSYEDTDSVNHEGVLEVGRLRSQTVQQLVTELISKMEINNNNNIPNAV; this comes from the exons atgcaCAGCAAAGAACAGATCAG TCATGATGAATACCAGAAGACAGCTGATTGGTTGATGTCCCAGACGAAGCACCGCCCCCAGGTGGCGATCATTTGTGGGTCCGGACTGGGCATGCTCGCTGATACGCTCAAGTGTCAGGACACCTTCGATTATTCTGACATCCCGGGATTCCCACAGAGCACAG TTCAGGGTCACGCAGGCCGGCTCGTTTTCGGGGAGCTGAAGGGGAAGACGTGTGTATGCATGCAGGGTCGCTTCCACATGTATGAAGGACACTCCCTCCTCAAG ACAACGTTTCCAGTTCGAGTCTTCAAGCTGATGGGGGTGGAGACTCTGATTGTGACAAATGCTGCCGGCTCATTGGCTGACGGCCTCAAGCCCGGTGACATCATGATCATCAAGGACCACATCAACTTCCCGGGATTGGTCGGTCTGAACCCTCTGAGTGGACCCAACGACGACaa GTTCGGGCCTCGTTTCCCGGCCATGTCAGGTTGTTATGATAAAGGCCTGCGATGCCAAGCGATGGAGATTGCTAAAGATCTGGGCGTGTCTGGCCTCATGCAGGAGGGCGTGTACGCCATGGTGGGCGGGCCCAACTTTGAATCCATTGCTGAGGCCCGGCTTTTACATCGACTGGGAGTGGACGCTGTCG gtatGAGCACGGCTCCTGAAGTCGTTGTGGCGACCCACTGCGGTCTCAGAGTCTTCGGCCTCTCTCTGATCACCAACAAG gtggtgAAGAGTTACGAGGACACAGACAGTGTGAACCACGAGGGCGTCCTGGAGGTCGGTCGGCTGCGCTCTCAGACTGTGCAGCAGCTGGTGACCGAGCTGATCAGCAAGATGgagatcaacaacaacaacaacatacctAATGCTGtttag
- the rem1 gene encoding GTP-binding protein REM 1 isoform X2 gives MLILRVSVAPGYCYTDRGRHRDRVQLSSVVCRGRTETPADCLWNARLISSRCRSNMTLNTQREKQPLRRRGSTPIAPSHFYRQPSWTRDPQLPGSAKQDPDQLHSQRSHPRLGQSASYHPGDKSLHYLAEWSSDSEDDSLSDSDCVYRVVLLGDHGVGKTSLAGIFAGVTEKDEQPGVETYERKLTVDGEETTLIVMDNWENDKLEGEDSPIQDDCLKVGSAYVIVYSVTDRSSFDSASELRITLRRARQAENLPIILVGNKSDLVRSREVAIEEGRACAVVFDCKFIETSASLQHNVSELFEGVVRQIRLRRDGSEAIQRRRSIYKRKESLTQKARRFLDRLVARNNQRMAAKARSKSCHDLAVL, from the exons ATGCTGATTTT GCGGGTTAGTGTGGCACCGGGGTACTGTTACACGGACAGaggcagacacagagacagggtTCAGCTCAGCTCTGTTGTTTGCAGAGGCCGGACAGAAACACCAGCAGACTGTTTATGGAATGCTCG GCTCATCTCGTCCAGATGCCGTAGCAACATGACCCTCAACACCCAGAGAGAGAAGCAGCCCCTGCGGCGGCGAGGCAGCACACCAATTGCTCCAAGTCACTTCTACCGGCAACCGTCCTGGACCCGAGACCCTCAGCTTCCTGGCAGCGCCAAGCAGGACCCCGATCAGCTCCACTCTCAGCGCAGTCACCCCCGTCTGGGACAGTCTGCATCCTACCACCCTGGAGACAAGTCCCTGCACTACCTCGCCGAGTGGAGTTCAGACTCGGAGGACGACTCACTGAGCGACTCGGATTGTGTTTACAGGGTGGTGTTGTTGGGGGACCACGGGGTTGGGAAGACGAGCCTGGCGGGGATCTTCGCCGGGGTCACAGAGAAAGATGAACAACCTGGAG TGGAAACATACGAGCGGAAACTGACGGTGGATGGAGAGGAAACCACACTCATTGTAATGGACAACTGGGAGAACGACAAACTG GAGGGCGAGGACAGCCCCATTCAGGACGACTGTCTGAAGGTTGGGAGCGCTTATGTCATCGTTTACTCGGTCACCGACAGATCCAGCTTCGACTCGGCTTCTGAGCTCAGGATCACTCTGCGACGAGCACGCCAGGCTGAAAACCTTCCCATCATCCTCGTGGGGAACAAGAGTGACCTGGTCCGCTCCAGAGAAGTCGCTATTGAAG agGGCCGAGCGTGTGCCGTGGTGTTTGACTGTAAGTTCATTGAGACCTCAGCATCTCTGCAGCACAATGTCTCAGAGCTCTTCGAAGGCGTGGTCCGACAGATCCGCCTCCGTCGGGACGGCAGCGAGGCCATCCAGCGCCGACGCTCCATCTACAAACGCAAAGAGAGCCTCACTCAGAAGGCTCGGCGCTTCCTGGACAGACTTGTAGCGCGAAACAACCAGCGCATGGCGGCAAAGGCGCGATCGAAGAGCTGCCACGACTTGGCCGTCCTCTGA
- the rem1 gene encoding GTP-binding protein REM 1 isoform X1, producing the protein MLSVETHYYHFRIIQAQKNCEFKHVAPALFSLSLLSAIWRVSVAPGYCYTDRGRHRDRVQLSSVVCRGRTETPADCLWNARLISSRCRSNMTLNTQREKQPLRRRGSTPIAPSHFYRQPSWTRDPQLPGSAKQDPDQLHSQRSHPRLGQSASYHPGDKSLHYLAEWSSDSEDDSLSDSDCVYRVVLLGDHGVGKTSLAGIFAGVTEKDEQPGVETYERKLTVDGEETTLIVMDNWENDKLEGEDSPIQDDCLKVGSAYVIVYSVTDRSSFDSASELRITLRRARQAENLPIILVGNKSDLVRSREVAIEEGRACAVVFDCKFIETSASLQHNVSELFEGVVRQIRLRRDGSEAIQRRRSIYKRKESLTQKARRFLDRLVARNNQRMAAKARSKSCHDLAVL; encoded by the exons ATGTTGAGTGTGGAAACCCATTACTACCATTTTAGGATAATCCAGGCCCAAAAAA ACTGCGAGTTCAAACATGTTGCCCCAGCATTGTTTTCACTCAGCCTTTTATCAGCTATCTG GCGGGTTAGTGTGGCACCGGGGTACTGTTACACGGACAGaggcagacacagagacagggtTCAGCTCAGCTCTGTTGTTTGCAGAGGCCGGACAGAAACACCAGCAGACTGTTTATGGAATGCTCG GCTCATCTCGTCCAGATGCCGTAGCAACATGACCCTCAACACCCAGAGAGAGAAGCAGCCCCTGCGGCGGCGAGGCAGCACACCAATTGCTCCAAGTCACTTCTACCGGCAACCGTCCTGGACCCGAGACCCTCAGCTTCCTGGCAGCGCCAAGCAGGACCCCGATCAGCTCCACTCTCAGCGCAGTCACCCCCGTCTGGGACAGTCTGCATCCTACCACCCTGGAGACAAGTCCCTGCACTACCTCGCCGAGTGGAGTTCAGACTCGGAGGACGACTCACTGAGCGACTCGGATTGTGTTTACAGGGTGGTGTTGTTGGGGGACCACGGGGTTGGGAAGACGAGCCTGGCGGGGATCTTCGCCGGGGTCACAGAGAAAGATGAACAACCTGGAG TGGAAACATACGAGCGGAAACTGACGGTGGATGGAGAGGAAACCACACTCATTGTAATGGACAACTGGGAGAACGACAAACTG GAGGGCGAGGACAGCCCCATTCAGGACGACTGTCTGAAGGTTGGGAGCGCTTATGTCATCGTTTACTCGGTCACCGACAGATCCAGCTTCGACTCGGCTTCTGAGCTCAGGATCACTCTGCGACGAGCACGCCAGGCTGAAAACCTTCCCATCATCCTCGTGGGGAACAAGAGTGACCTGGTCCGCTCCAGAGAAGTCGCTATTGAAG agGGCCGAGCGTGTGCCGTGGTGTTTGACTGTAAGTTCATTGAGACCTCAGCATCTCTGCAGCACAATGTCTCAGAGCTCTTCGAAGGCGTGGTCCGACAGATCCGCCTCCGTCGGGACGGCAGCGAGGCCATCCAGCGCCGACGCTCCATCTACAAACGCAAAGAGAGCCTCACTCAGAAGGCTCGGCGCTTCCTGGACAGACTTGTAGCGCGAAACAACCAGCGCATGGCGGCAAAGGCGCGATCGAAGAGCTGCCACGACTTGGCCGTCCTCTGA
- the rem1 gene encoding GTP-binding protein REM 1 isoform X3, giving the protein MRVSVAPGYCYTDRGRHRDRVQLSSVVCRGRTETPADCLWNARLISSRCRSNMTLNTQREKQPLRRRGSTPIAPSHFYRQPSWTRDPQLPGSAKQDPDQLHSQRSHPRLGQSASYHPGDKSLHYLAEWSSDSEDDSLSDSDCVYRVVLLGDHGVGKTSLAGIFAGVTEKDEQPGVETYERKLTVDGEETTLIVMDNWENDKLEGEDSPIQDDCLKVGSAYVIVYSVTDRSSFDSASELRITLRRARQAENLPIILVGNKSDLVRSREVAIEEGRACAVVFDCKFIETSASLQHNVSELFEGVVRQIRLRRDGSEAIQRRRSIYKRKESLTQKARRFLDRLVARNNQRMAAKARSKSCHDLAVL; this is encoded by the exons AT GCGGGTTAGTGTGGCACCGGGGTACTGTTACACGGACAGaggcagacacagagacagggtTCAGCTCAGCTCTGTTGTTTGCAGAGGCCGGACAGAAACACCAGCAGACTGTTTATGGAATGCTCG GCTCATCTCGTCCAGATGCCGTAGCAACATGACCCTCAACACCCAGAGAGAGAAGCAGCCCCTGCGGCGGCGAGGCAGCACACCAATTGCTCCAAGTCACTTCTACCGGCAACCGTCCTGGACCCGAGACCCTCAGCTTCCTGGCAGCGCCAAGCAGGACCCCGATCAGCTCCACTCTCAGCGCAGTCACCCCCGTCTGGGACAGTCTGCATCCTACCACCCTGGAGACAAGTCCCTGCACTACCTCGCCGAGTGGAGTTCAGACTCGGAGGACGACTCACTGAGCGACTCGGATTGTGTTTACAGGGTGGTGTTGTTGGGGGACCACGGGGTTGGGAAGACGAGCCTGGCGGGGATCTTCGCCGGGGTCACAGAGAAAGATGAACAACCTGGAG TGGAAACATACGAGCGGAAACTGACGGTGGATGGAGAGGAAACCACACTCATTGTAATGGACAACTGGGAGAACGACAAACTG GAGGGCGAGGACAGCCCCATTCAGGACGACTGTCTGAAGGTTGGGAGCGCTTATGTCATCGTTTACTCGGTCACCGACAGATCCAGCTTCGACTCGGCTTCTGAGCTCAGGATCACTCTGCGACGAGCACGCCAGGCTGAAAACCTTCCCATCATCCTCGTGGGGAACAAGAGTGACCTGGTCCGCTCCAGAGAAGTCGCTATTGAAG agGGCCGAGCGTGTGCCGTGGTGTTTGACTGTAAGTTCATTGAGACCTCAGCATCTCTGCAGCACAATGTCTCAGAGCTCTTCGAAGGCGTGGTCCGACAGATCCGCCTCCGTCGGGACGGCAGCGAGGCCATCCAGCGCCGACGCTCCATCTACAAACGCAAAGAGAGCCTCACTCAGAAGGCTCGGCGCTTCCTGGACAGACTTGTAGCGCGAAACAACCAGCGCATGGCGGCAAAGGCGCGATCGAAGAGCTGCCACGACTTGGCCGTCCTCTGA
- the rem1 gene encoding GTP-binding protein REM 1 isoform X4, with protein MTLNTQREKQPLRRRGSTPIAPSHFYRQPSWTRDPQLPGSAKQDPDQLHSQRSHPRLGQSASYHPGDKSLHYLAEWSSDSEDDSLSDSDCVYRVVLLGDHGVGKTSLAGIFAGVTEKDEQPGVETYERKLTVDGEETTLIVMDNWENDKLEGEDSPIQDDCLKVGSAYVIVYSVTDRSSFDSASELRITLRRARQAENLPIILVGNKSDLVRSREVAIEEGRACAVVFDCKFIETSASLQHNVSELFEGVVRQIRLRRDGSEAIQRRRSIYKRKESLTQKARRFLDRLVARNNQRMAAKARSKSCHDLAVL; from the exons ATGACCCTCAACACCCAGAGAGAGAAGCAGCCCCTGCGGCGGCGAGGCAGCACACCAATTGCTCCAAGTCACTTCTACCGGCAACCGTCCTGGACCCGAGACCCTCAGCTTCCTGGCAGCGCCAAGCAGGACCCCGATCAGCTCCACTCTCAGCGCAGTCACCCCCGTCTGGGACAGTCTGCATCCTACCACCCTGGAGACAAGTCCCTGCACTACCTCGCCGAGTGGAGTTCAGACTCGGAGGACGACTCACTGAGCGACTCGGATTGTGTTTACAGGGTGGTGTTGTTGGGGGACCACGGGGTTGGGAAGACGAGCCTGGCGGGGATCTTCGCCGGGGTCACAGAGAAAGATGAACAACCTGGAG TGGAAACATACGAGCGGAAACTGACGGTGGATGGAGAGGAAACCACACTCATTGTAATGGACAACTGGGAGAACGACAAACTG GAGGGCGAGGACAGCCCCATTCAGGACGACTGTCTGAAGGTTGGGAGCGCTTATGTCATCGTTTACTCGGTCACCGACAGATCCAGCTTCGACTCGGCTTCTGAGCTCAGGATCACTCTGCGACGAGCACGCCAGGCTGAAAACCTTCCCATCATCCTCGTGGGGAACAAGAGTGACCTGGTCCGCTCCAGAGAAGTCGCTATTGAAG agGGCCGAGCGTGTGCCGTGGTGTTTGACTGTAAGTTCATTGAGACCTCAGCATCTCTGCAGCACAATGTCTCAGAGCTCTTCGAAGGCGTGGTCCGACAGATCCGCCTCCGTCGGGACGGCAGCGAGGCCATCCAGCGCCGACGCTCCATCTACAAACGCAAAGAGAGCCTCACTCAGAAGGCTCGGCGCTTCCTGGACAGACTTGTAGCGCGAAACAACCAGCGCATGGCGGCAAAGGCGCGATCGAAGAGCTGCCACGACTTGGCCGTCCTCTGA